In Pseudomonas grandcourensis, the DNA window GGCACCACCGTCACGGCAAAGGCTGATGATTCGCCGGTGACTGCTGCCGACCTGGCCGCTCACCATGTGATTCTTGCCGGGCTGACGGCGCTTGATCCGAGCATCCCGGTGCTCTCCGAGGAAGACGCCAACATTCCCCAGGACGTGCGTGCCGGATGGCAGCGCTGGTGGCTGGTCGATCCGCTGGATGGCACCAAGGAATTCATCAGCGGCAGCGAAGAGTTCACCGTCAACATCGCTCTGATCGAAAACGGTCGGGTGGTGTTCGGTGTGGTGTCGATGCCGACCAACGGGCGTTTTTACGTCGGTGGTGCGGGACTCGGCGCCTGGCGTGGCGATAAAGGTGGCACGCCCGTGGCGATCAAGGTGCGTGATGCGTTAGCGCCCGGCGAGTCGTTCACCGTGGTAGCCAGTCGTCGCCATTCGAGCCCGGAGCAAGAGCGATTGCTGGCCGGGTTGAGCGCCAGCCTTGGCGAGCTGCAACTGGCCAGTATCGGCAGTTCGTTGAAATTTTGCCTGGTGGCCGAAGGGGCGGCGGATTGCTATCCGCGCCTGGCACTGACTTCCCAGTGGGACACGGCAGCAGCACAAGGTGTGCTTGAAGGCGCGGGCGGTGAGGTGCTGGAGTTGAGCGGTGAGCCATTCAGCTACCCGGCGCGGGAGTCGCTGTTGAATTCGTTCTTCCTGGCATTGCCGGCGAAGGCAGCCTGGCGGGAGAAGCTGCTGGAATTGGCGCGGTCCTGAGATCACCTTAACTTTGTGGCGAGGGGGCTTGCCCCCGTTGGGCTGCGAAGCTGCCCCAAA includes these proteins:
- the cysQ gene encoding 3'(2'),5'-bisphosphate nucleotidase CysQ, which produces MNFPHPMMASVIELALQAGDAILPFWRTGTTVTAKADDSPVTAADLAAHHVILAGLTALDPSIPVLSEEDANIPQDVRAGWQRWWLVDPLDGTKEFISGSEEFTVNIALIENGRVVFGVVSMPTNGRFYVGGAGLGAWRGDKGGTPVAIKVRDALAPGESFTVVASRRHSSPEQERLLAGLSASLGELQLASIGSSLKFCLVAEGAADCYPRLALTSQWDTAAAQGVLEGAGGEVLELSGEPFSYPARESLLNSFFLALPAKAAWREKLLELARS